One stretch of Gemmatimonadota bacterium DNA includes these proteins:
- a CDS encoding pyridoxal-phosphate dependent enzyme, translating into MSYSIREVREALGTCSRLSLADLPTPLMDCPRLAEKLGGPRILVKREDQTGLAFGGNKVREFEYSVAPAVDEGYDVLLHGAASQSNQSRLTAAVAARLGLKAVMVGRKDDHADPVNGNLLLTHLFGAEVHLIESEQEKVAVIEKLKADGHRVYNTSSDGYYYRSVSYVDGFLELWEQMQAMDVMPDAIYVCAGVHTHTGLVVGAKALGVDVRIIGISPSPQDDEKKNVQLAEVANEVCKILNLDLSFTADDFESYGKYAGPAYGVLTAGAREAVLLAAQTEGLLLDPVYAGKTYGAMIEHIREGWYRRDQTVVFVHTGGTPALFAYGNELLTSY; encoded by the coding sequence TTGAGCTATTCGATTCGAGAGGTTCGAGAGGCGTTGGGGACGTGTAGCCGATTGTCGCTTGCCGATTTGCCCACGCCGTTGATGGATTGCCCGAGGTTGGCAGAGAAGTTGGGTGGCCCGCGCATTCTGGTCAAGCGCGAGGATCAGACGGGGTTGGCGTTTGGGGGGAATAAGGTGCGCGAGTTTGAGTATTCCGTCGCACCCGCTGTGGATGAAGGGTATGATGTGTTGCTTCACGGCGCCGCGTCGCAGTCGAACCAATCGCGGTTGACCGCAGCGGTTGCGGCGAGGTTGGGTCTAAAGGCGGTGATGGTTGGGCGCAAGGATGACCATGCAGATCCCGTGAATGGCAATTTGCTGCTCACGCATCTGTTTGGCGCAGAGGTGCATTTGATCGAGAGCGAGCAGGAGAAGGTAGCTGTTATCGAGAAGTTAAAGGCCGATGGACACAGGGTCTATAACACGAGTTCGGACGGGTATTATTATCGCAGCGTGTCTTATGTGGATGGGTTTTTGGAATTGTGGGAGCAGATGCAGGCAATGGATGTGATGCCCGATGCGATTTATGTGTGTGCGGGCGTGCATACGCATACCGGGCTTGTCGTTGGTGCAAAAGCACTGGGTGTTGATGTGCGGATTATTGGCATAAGTCCAAGTCCACAGGACGATGAAAAAAAGAATGTGCAACTCGCCGAGGTGGCAAATGAGGTGTGTAAAATTTTGAATTTGGATCTGAGTTTTACGGCAGATGATTTTGAGAGTTATGGCAAATACGCGGGACCGGCTTATGGGGTCCTGACGGCCGGAGCGCGCGAGGCCGTCTTGTTGGCCGCGCAAACCGAAGGGTTATTGCTCGATCCCGTTTATGCGGGCAAAACTTATGGTGCGATGATTGAGCATATCCGCGAGGGATGGTATCGCAGAGATCAGACGGTTGTGTTTGTGCATACGGGTGGGACACCTGCGCTATTTGCTTATGGCAATGAGTTGCTGACATCGTATTAA